The DNA segment ACATGCACCCTTCAACTACAGTGTCTTCTCTCACGAGTAAGGCTTCACTGGGCagtacatttcaacactcatgatAACTGCTTTATGGGGCTTTTTGCAGCACGTTCATGGTCTCGTTGCTTAGCTGTAAACTTCTATTCCACACTTTGTACACTTCTTAATGCCCATACCTATTATCATATCAAGGAAAcagagtacagaaaaaaaaaaaaagaaacaataagagGAAGCAGGTAATGTGACACCTTTTTATTGGTGCCTAACGCTACCACTGTACACATCAAGAGCAAGTAAACAGTATTTACAGGACTTAACACTGGAAGAAAGTTGTGTTCCCAAAGTGGAGTGAGCTGTGGAGAGCACTCTGGTCAAGTCCAGAGGGGCATCACATTTTGTCCTCACTGTTATAACGGGTCCTTGAGAGGCACCTTGGGACAGTACTTGTCCAGCACAGGTAGGAGCAAAATGGAACGTTGATCTGCACACGGCAAGAGTGGAATTGTGAGCATTGCTGCTTCAGGAAGTAACTTCCTGGTTggtgtcctcatcagctgctgcagctgcagctgGTTCAGGGTTGCACGAAGGTCCGGGATTTTGCTGGTTCTCAACAGAAACATGGGCATGGCACAGGGGGCACTTGTCTTGTATGTACAGCCACTTGCGAAGACACGTTCGATGAAAGAAGTGTTGGCACTTTGTGACACAAGCTGATCGCATCTCAGAGTAGCAGATTGAGCACACATCATTGTGCAACAAGAGCTGCTCTGAAGTGGCTTCGGGAAGAGACTCAGTCTTGCGCACTGCCTCACGACGCAGAAGGAAGCTCTTCCAGCCAGCCTGCATGCGCTGCCACACATTGAAGTAGCAGTGGACCAGTAGGATAGATGCATTGGCCCAGTTCCACTTTCCCGTTGTGGATTCCCAGAAGCCCATTCCCACAACAAACAGGGCTACCAGAAACTCAAGAATTTTCGTCACAGCTCGGGCGGCGTAGATTACATCATCTAAGGCCTCCCAAGGTTCTGTACGCCAAGCATCATATACAAAGAGGCCATAGATTACTAGCAGGCCCACTACCTGCACAGATGTGAGGATGCAAGATGACAGCACGATCATCATCCAGAAGTCAATGGGGAAGAGAGAAGACAGTCTCCAAGTGATGTGCAATGGGAAAGCCACCAAAAAGGTGCACATTCCCAAGGTCCGAACATGTCGCCCAAGCTGCCGACTCTGTGATGCACTCAAAGCCAGCACCACTGGCTCAGTAATTTCCAGCACTGACTGCAGCATAGACGACATGACAATGAAGAGGATGATAAGCAGCACGGCCACACGGCTGGGCATCTTGATTTCAGTAAGTCCAGTCTGCAGGGCCAGCAATAACATGGTGATACCCTCTGTCCAGCCACTGTGCATTGGATTGTCATTCAGGAAAGTAAGGCTGCCATGTAAAAATGCCTTGGTTCCTGACAGGGTGAGGTAAGCCAGATAGGAGACTGTAACTGAGGAAGCAACCAAAGTCACTGGACTGGAACAGACATTGCTTGCCGAGCTCAGGGCCAACAGATACCAGGGGCTCTCCCAGGTAGGGTAACTCTCTGCTAGCTTTACGCAGAATGCAATCAGCCAAAAAACAAGAAAGTGAGTTGGCACAAAGAGCTTGTGCCAGAATAGTATCAGCAAACCAACCCAGCCAAAGCGCATGGCCAGCACCAGTGTGTCCACGTAAGTGTCCTTTAAGAAACTTATCAATGACGGCACCTGGCTGTAAAGGTAACAGGCCACGCTGACACACATCAGAGCATTGCCGAAATTGTGAAGCACTTCCAGCGACTCGGGGGGGAAGTCCAGGGTACGAGCCAGCACAGGGAGTGTGTAACATGACAAGATGGGAAGCATGGGCCGCGAGCGACCTTCCAGCAGCGCGAACACTATGCAGGCCAGCACAATGTGGGCCAGGAAGGCAGTGAGCTGTCTTCGGGCGAAGCTTTCATCAACATCCAAATGCCGTGACAGGCTTGTCTCCATCTGGATGTAGTACTTTGACAGGAGATGCGAGCAGAGAAGTAGCAGCGCGCTCACGAAGTTGGTGTAAAGACAGCGCACTCTTGGAATGGGCAGCAACAGCAAGAGGAAGCCGTGGACAAGAACTGAAATATAGTTAAGAACACTCAGGTAAGTTtccataactccgcgaaaagtaCGTGCGCGTAATTACCTAGGTTGGTCAGCGCTGCATTCAGGACTCCTGGAAGCGACATGGACTGCGGTACCGACTTATTCCGGTCATGCTGCCACCAGTAGTCGATGATAAATAAGCCTGGTACACGCATGATTATGCCGACGGCAGCATCCACTTGGGCTCTAGATGGCCTCATCATGAAACCTGCGGATATCAACGAGAGATCGGAATTTTGCTCCTCACCGGTAAACGTTTAAGGTTTCTGACCAAAAATGACAGATCGCGTCTCTCAACGCACAGTCAcccccttccctccctcccttcccaatttgagaaaagaaaaaaacccaGCAACTCACTAATCGCATTGATgcaaaaactccgcacaggaacACACCCAAGCGACACACATTTCATAGCCTCTTATACATGGACGTGTGTCACCAGCTGATCTGCGCATTACAGGCTACTATTTCAAGTGCGCGTGTAACACTTCTACACTCGACCTGATAGCGCAACGCATCCGCACGCTTTGCGCAAAACTGCTGTCATGCGTTCGAATGGGAGCAACTAATGCTGCGTTGCACTGGCCCATTCCATACGCACCCGGTTCAGATCGCCACGGCAGCAGGCATGGAATACCAGGCTCTCGACCACCAAGTTAGTAAGTCTGTAAAAGTGGCGTATTCAAGTTCGCCCCAACCGACGGCCAGTTTTTCACCAAACGTTACATGTTCGCTCACACACCTCACATCGCTGACCCACCGCCGAAATGGTAAACACAGAGCAAGCACCCCGCAGCGGCGGTGCATCGAACTACGCCGCAGAGATAACGAGGAGCATCGGTGCATCGACAAATCCCCACTCGTCCACGTGCCGATCGATGCCACCGAGTAGCTGGCGCCGCTCATTTCGGAGACGAACATCTAAAACGGGACATTTTGCGCCTCCAAAATTTGTCGAGTTgcgaagcagtttttttttttttgttccactgAGCGCGTGAAAATGATAAATTACACGttattaacccgccgcggtggctcagtggttagggcgctcggctactgatccggagttcccgcgttcgaacccgactgcggcggctgcgtttttatggaggcaaaacgctaaggcgcccgtgtgctgtgcgatgtcagtgcacgttaaagatccctaggtggtcgaaattattccggagctctccactacggcacctttcttctttcactccctcctttatcccttcccttacggcgcggttcaggtgtccaacgatatatgagagatactgcgccatttcgtttccaccaaaaaaccaattactattactATTACACGTTATTAATTCGAAAGTGAGTGCAAAATCAAAATAAACGCTTAAAAAGGGGGCTTTTTCACTTCAGTACAGAGGCCATAAGGTCATCCGGTGCCATGCTCATCAAGCGCAGAACACAGAGAGAGTACCAACAGCACATTATACCAGAGTAATGAGCTTTTTGCTCAGCTCCAAGGCAACGCGTCTGCCATCATAAAACACATCCCCACTTTCTTGTTGCTCCCTTCACAAATACACAACTCTCCTCTTTAAACAAGCGTCAGCTGACAAGAAAAGTTTGTCAGCTACAAGTTAATGTTACTGTCAGTGTCATGATATGCACCAAAGTAGAATATATTCCATATGCATGTACATCACTCCACTTGCATCTTGTTCCTTAAGTTACTGCACTTATTTGCTTTCCAAACAAACTGAAACCACTGTAACACAGTTCCCCAAGTATAAAACATCAATTATAAGCATCATTATATTGCCAGGGGTCGAGGCATGGACGGTGGAGGATGTAGTGATACAATAAAAGCATTCCTTCTTAAAAATCAGAGCTCACCTAGGTCTTGACGAAATCCGCCTGCACAAATAAGGGAGGTGGTTCACAAATCCCGAGTATGCTCACAGACTACAAGCAACTTCAAACTGATATAGTGACACTGTAAGGCCAATGTTTAAAAATCATTTCACATTTATTTTGGATGTCGAGGGTTCCACTTCTTTTTCATACTCTATTTCTACATGTGGCCGCTTCCTTTTAGCTGGGGTTGCCACGATCTTCTCTCTGTCTGCTTCCTCCTCTTCAGATGAACTTTCCTCTCCAAGGTCTTCCAAATCAGAGAGGTCACTCTCTTCCATATCATCAGCAGCAACATATTCAACTGCACCCTAtaaggaagcaaaaaaagaaaggcactcCTTTAGCCTCTGTAATCAAGTGAACAGAAAACTAACTCATGGCCATAAATTTGTTACAGGAAATCATTTTTATGTCCTGTTGGATCTCCAAACTGCCCCATTTACCAGTataaaaggcctcttccaagataAAATGTAGGGAAGCAACCAGGCCAGGCACAAAACGTATTCATACACACAGGCTCTTCAAATTTATGCATGGGTAAAGCTGTGCACAGGATGCCAAAAATTGTTTAGTGGTATGTGCAGTACACAAGCAGTCAGCTGCCACATGCAGTGAAGCATGTCCTAACAAAATATAGCATATGTACTGTAAAATACAAATATAAtcccaagaaaagaaaaagggtgAGGAGGGTGAAAAATTTTCTGAATTGTGGATAAAATGATCAAAATGACTATAGAAATTGCCTGAAAGTTTATATTTGAGCATGGACACTCACAAGGCCCTTTACAacctcaattatttttttttaattgctgttAATGCACTTGCAACTCCTGTAATCCTTGTGACCAGGTAAGCAAAGGAGAGGTTATGGGTATATATGACAGTGGTCAGTAATGCAGCATGCTTGGTCTAAATGCAGGTATGCTATCAGAAACAATATCTGATAGCTTTCACTAAGAAAAATAAGCATATATCAGAATGCACCTTCCAATTTACTATCGTGATCAAAAGTTTACAGGATGCGAGTCTACAgaaaaattttttatttcagcgcagTCATGTAATACAGTCGCCTGAAACGTGTCAGGTGAGATCATGTTCCATCCACTGGTAACAATACCGCGTGACTGGGTAGTGAGGTAGAGCAGCAATAATCTTTTTTCCGAGAACATGCATCCCGTAATATTTTGATCATGATAGTACATTTGAAGTGAAAGGCAATAAAAAACAAGCGGAGGACTTTAGTAACAATAATTATACAACATACAAAGTCAACTTCATGAACCATTGCAATACAGCCCATTTCATGAAGAAATCGTATTTCTCCTGTAATCCTTGTGACCAGGTAAGCAAAGGAGAAGttatgggtaaaaaaaaaaaaaattcactgctGAAGCATTTAGCACATCTAATGGAACTTTCAGTGCATACTAGAAATAGTAGTATATACTGCTCGCATGTGATACATAAATATAATTCAGGCACGCACAGCACTACCAATGGCAATTTGTACTGGTTGATCTAGATCAGGTTGCAACGTTACGCTCATCATTTCGAAGTAACTTGCTCCACAGACGCACTTAGCAAGAACTACAGGCCGTGCCAAGGATGCAGTCAGGTATGAGCAGG comes from the Amblyomma americanum isolate KBUSLIRL-KWMA chromosome 1, ASM5285725v1, whole genome shotgun sequence genome and includes:
- the LOC144112943 gene encoding RING finger protein 145-like isoform X2, giving the protein MMRPSRAQVDAAVGIIMRVPGLFIIDYWWQHDRNKSVPQSMSLPGVLNAALTNLVLVHGFLLLLLPIPRVRCLYTNFVSALLLLCSHLLSKYYIQMETSLSRHLDVDESFARRQLTAFLAHIVLACIVFALLEGRSRPMLPILSCYTLPVLARTLDFPPESLEVLHNFGNALMCVSVACYLYSQVPSLISFLKDTYVDTLVLAMRFGWVGLLILFWHKLFVPTHFLVFWLIAFCVKLAESYPTWESPWYLLALSSASNVCSSPVTLVASSVTVSYLAYLTLSGTKAFLHGSLTFLNDNPMHSGWTEGITMLLLALQTGLTEIKMPSRVAVLLIILFIVMSSMLQSVLEITEPVVLALSASQSRQLGRHVRTLGMCTFLVAFPLHITWRLSSLFPIDFWMMIVLSSCILTSVQVVGLLVIYGLFVYDAWRTEPWEALDDVIYAARAVTKILEFLVALFVVGMGFWESTTGKWNWANASILLVHCYFNVWQRMQAGWKSFLLRREAVRKTESLPEATSEQLLLHNDVCSICYSEMRSACVTKCQHFFHRTCLRKWLYIQDKCPLCHAHVSVENQQNPGPSCNPEPAAAAAADEDTNQEVTS
- the LOC144112943 gene encoding RING finger protein 145-like isoform X1, with protein sequence MKCVSLGCVPVRSFCINAISFMMRPSRAQVDAAVGIIMRVPGLFIIDYWWQHDRNKSVPQSMSLPGVLNAALTNLVLVHGFLLLLLPIPRVRCLYTNFVSALLLLCSHLLSKYYIQMETSLSRHLDVDESFARRQLTAFLAHIVLACIVFALLEGRSRPMLPILSCYTLPVLARTLDFPPESLEVLHNFGNALMCVSVACYLYSQVPSLISFLKDTYVDTLVLAMRFGWVGLLILFWHKLFVPTHFLVFWLIAFCVKLAESYPTWESPWYLLALSSASNVCSSPVTLVASSVTVSYLAYLTLSGTKAFLHGSLTFLNDNPMHSGWTEGITMLLLALQTGLTEIKMPSRVAVLLIILFIVMSSMLQSVLEITEPVVLALSASQSRQLGRHVRTLGMCTFLVAFPLHITWRLSSLFPIDFWMMIVLSSCILTSVQVVGLLVIYGLFVYDAWRTEPWEALDDVIYAARAVTKILEFLVALFVVGMGFWESTTGKWNWANASILLVHCYFNVWQRMQAGWKSFLLRREAVRKTESLPEATSEQLLLHNDVCSICYSEMRSACVTKCQHFFHRTCLRKWLYIQDKCPLCHAHVSVENQQNPGPSCNPEPAAAAAADEDTNQEVTS